Proteins encoded by one window of Brienomyrus brachyistius isolate T26 chromosome 1, BBRACH_0.4, whole genome shotgun sequence:
- the ccdc107 gene encoding coiled-coil domain-containing protein 107 isoform X3, protein MHPVHRAEPVHVGLGAARPHQFNLNSADSKAQTFENMQQVRKMMEKELKSDKYKSNSKGYVFTLMPLYAIGVGVFAVYKFIKIKSKDDAKTEKDKTVKGVKKSAETENQLNELEQRLAQTEKMLNSILTQLDPLTNCVKSVASEQKNEIMSQLQSIRHLMKKRGMDCPLMMAEEFPCEKNLEDVIDSLAAEEDHLSGSPSEEQERLLEEGTAEDGHLDGSEFEGEEGHESAVSSWEAACGTNVVDEVTASRDPKADPVVGLRRRNRPE, encoded by the exons atgcatccaGTCCACAGGGCGGAACCAGTACATG tggGTCTGGGTGCAGCAAGACCGCACCAGTTCAACCTGAATTCAGCAGATTCGAAGGCGCAGACATTTGAAAATATGCAGCAAGTGAGAAAGATGATGGAGAAAGAGCTGAAGAGCGATAAATATAAATCAAACAGCAAGGGCTACGTGTTCACCTTGATGCCACTGTATGCTATCGGAGTTGGTGTCTTTGCTGTATACAAGTTTATAAAG ATCAAGTCTAAAGATGACGCCAAGACTGAGAAGGACAAAACGGTGAAAGGGGTGAAGAAGTCAGCGGAGACGG AAAATCAGCTGAATGAACTCGAGCAGCGTTTAGCGCAAACGGAGAAGATGCTGAATTCAATACTCACTCAGCTGGACCCCCTGACTAACTG CGTTAAATCTGTAGCATCCGAACAGAAGAATGAAATCATGTCCCAGCTTCAGTCCATCCGACATCTGATGAAGAAGAGAGGCATGGACTGCCCACTAATGATGGCTGAAG AGTTCCCATGTGAGAAGAACTTGGAAGATGTCATTGATTCCCTGGCAGCTGAGGAGGACCATCTATCTGGATCTCCATCAGAAGAGCAGGAGAGGCTCCTGGAAGAGGGGACAGCAGAGGATGGCCATCTGGATGGATCAGAGTTTGAGGGTGAAGAGGGACATGAAAGTGCAGTGTCCTCTTGGGAAGCTGCCTGTGGAACAAATGTAGTGGATGAGGTCACTGCCAGCAGAGACCCAAAAGCAGACCCAGTGGTCGGGCTGAGAAGACGCAACAGACCTGAATGA
- the ccdc107 gene encoding coiled-coil domain-containing protein 107 isoform X2 has protein sequence MVLSSSQQLVVALTAVLLVFVVFPRMFNSGSGSKESKGFDPRVNRKVGPGTARPHQFNLNSADSKAQTFENMQQVRKMMEKELKSDKYKSNSKGYVFTLMPLYAIGVGVFAVYKFIKIKSKDDAKTEKDKTVKGVKKSAETENQLNELEQRLAQTEKMLNSILTQLDPLTNCVKSVASEQKNEIMSQLQSIRHLMKKREFPCEKNLEDVIDSLAAEEDHLSGSPSEEQERLLEEGTAEDGHLDGSEFEGEEGHESAVSSWEAACGTNVVDEVTASRDPKADPVVGLRRRNRPE, from the exons ATGGTCCTTTCATCGTCTCAGCAGCTGGTGGTAGCACTCACAGCTGTGCTGCTTGTTTTCGTCGTTTTTCCCAGAATGTTCAATAGTGGATCCGGCTCGAAAGAATCAAAAGGGTTTGATCCGCGTGTTAATAGGAAAG tggGTCCGGGTACAGCAAGACCGCACCAGTTCAACCTGAATTCAGCAGATTCGAAGGCGCAGACATTTGAAAATATGCAGCAAGTGAGAAAGATGATGGAGAAAGAGCTGAAGAGCGATAAATATAAATCAAACAGCAAGGGCTACGTGTTCACCTTGATGCCACTGTATGCTATCGGAGTTGGTGTCTTTGCTGTATACAAGTTTATAAAG ATCAAGTCTAAAGATGACGCCAAGACTGAGAAGGACAAAACGGTGAAAGGGGTGAAGAAGTCAGCGGAGACGG AAAATCAGCTGAATGAACTCGAGCAGCGTTTAGCGCAAACGGAGAAGATGCTGAATTCAATACTCACTCAGCTGGACCCCCTGACTAACTG CGTTAAATCTGTAGCATCCGAACAGAAGAATGAAATCATGTCCCAGCTTCAGTCCATCCGACATCTGATGAAGAAGAGAG AGTTCCCATGTGAGAAGAACTTGGAAGATGTCATTGATTCCCTGGCAGCTGAGGAGGACCATCTATCTGGATCTCCATCAGAAGAGCAGGAGAGGCTCCTGGAAGAGGGGACAGCAGAGGATGGCCATCTGGATGGATCAGAGTTTGAGGGTGAAGAGGGACATGAAAGTGCAGTGTCCTCTTGGGAAGCTGCCTGTGGAACAAATGTAGTGGATGAGGTCACTGCCAGCAGAGACCCAAAAGCAGACCCAGTGGTCGGGCTGAGAAGACGCAACAGACCTGAATGA
- the ccdc107 gene encoding coiled-coil domain-containing protein 107 isoform X1 — protein sequence MVLSSSQQLVVALTAVLLVFVVFPRMFNSGSGSKESKGFDPRVNRKVGPGTARPHQFNLNSADSKAQTFENMQQVRKMMEKELKSDKYKSNSKGYVFTLMPLYAIGVGVFAVYKFIKIKSKDDAKTEKDKTVKGVKKSAETENQLNELEQRLAQTEKMLNSILTQLDPLTNCVKSVASEQKNEIMSQLQSIRHLMKKRGMDCPLMMAEEFPCEKNLEDVIDSLAAEEDHLSGSPSEEQERLLEEGTAEDGHLDGSEFEGEEGHESAVSSWEAACGTNVVDEVTASRDPKADPVVGLRRRNRPE from the exons ATGGTCCTTTCATCGTCTCAGCAGCTGGTGGTAGCACTCACAGCTGTGCTGCTTGTTTTCGTCGTTTTTCCCAGAATGTTCAATAGTGGATCCGGCTCGAAAGAATCAAAAGGGTTTGATCCGCGTGTTAATAGGAAAG tggGTCCGGGTACAGCAAGACCGCACCAGTTCAACCTGAATTCAGCAGATTCGAAGGCGCAGACATTTGAAAATATGCAGCAAGTGAGAAAGATGATGGAGAAAGAGCTGAAGAGCGATAAATATAAATCAAACAGCAAGGGCTACGTGTTCACCTTGATGCCACTGTATGCTATCGGAGTTGGTGTCTTTGCTGTATACAAGTTTATAAAG ATCAAGTCTAAAGATGACGCCAAGACTGAGAAGGACAAAACGGTGAAAGGGGTGAAGAAGTCAGCGGAGACGG AAAATCAGCTGAATGAACTCGAGCAGCGTTTAGCGCAAACGGAGAAGATGCTGAATTCAATACTCACTCAGCTGGACCCCCTGACTAACTG CGTTAAATCTGTAGCATCCGAACAGAAGAATGAAATCATGTCCCAGCTTCAGTCCATCCGACATCTGATGAAGAAGAGAGGCATGGACTGCCCACTAATGATGGCTGAAG AGTTCCCATGTGAGAAGAACTTGGAAGATGTCATTGATTCCCTGGCAGCTGAGGAGGACCATCTATCTGGATCTCCATCAGAAGAGCAGGAGAGGCTCCTGGAAGAGGGGACAGCAGAGGATGGCCATCTGGATGGATCAGAGTTTGAGGGTGAAGAGGGACATGAAAGTGCAGTGTCCTCTTGGGAAGCTGCCTGTGGAACAAATGTAGTGGATGAGGTCACTGCCAGCAGAGACCCAAAAGCAGACCCAGTGGTCGGGCTGAGAAGACGCAACAGACCTGAATGA